Genomic window (Streptococcus ruminicola):
ATTCGATTTCATACCCCGAAAGCCACGCGCGTGCATATAATTCATCATTACAATCCGCTATTAACCAATCTTTAACCTCAAATGGTACATCTTTATCAATTGTTAATTAGTTCTACATTCATTTTATTCTTCATTATTTTTTCCTCCACAAAAAAGGTTTGTTCATATTGTGAACAAACCTTTTATTTCTATTCTTTTCTAACACTAACATTAATGACTGTTGCTTATAAATCATTAACAAAGTTTCGTTTGTATTTAATATGCCCTTCAACATTTCGTTTAACATCTTTCTTATCCCACAGCTGTAGCTCCCACGGATAAAAGAAATTGCTCCCATTTTTGAAGTAAATGTGAATTCCCGTGTAATCAGCAGTATCTTTAAGATACCAATTTTTAAGACCAAATTTCACCTGCCAATCATCTAGTTTTTCCATTACTTCAGCAATTTCAGCCGATGATAAAATCATACGAGCGCCAAAAATATCATTTAAAATTGAATTAACAGGGTAACCTTCCTGACGCTTCGAAAAACGTTCAATCTTATCAAGAATTGATTCAGATGTCTTTACTCTATAATAGTAGGCAATATCATCTAAATCTGCTGACATCAGATAATCATTAATTGATTCATGAAGATTCAATCGATATTTCAAAATTTCCTTAGTAGGAACTTTTGAAAAAGTATGTTTTAGGTTAACCTTTTCAACCTTTCCAGTCTCAAAATAATCTTTAGAGTACTCCAAGTGAATTCTATTTATCTCTGATATCAGACGTTCTACCTTTTGGATGTTGTTTAAGAACATAACTTTCCTCTTTTCTCCATGGACAAGTATAACTAATGTAATTATACCATATCTTTACGGTCCTTTTATTTTAAAATCATCTTACGTTTATAATCTTCTAGTTCTTCTTTAGTAAGCCATTCTGGTTTTTCAGTACTAGAAAAATTATCCCAAAGTAATTCCATATAAGCTAAATGAAGTTCAACAGTTTCTCCCCAAAGGTACTTCTCACATCGTTCTCCATTGCCAAGATAATAATTACAATCATACTGCATACGACTTAATAAACGATATAAAAAACTATCGTTCTTAGGATAATGTTGAATAATATCTTTTTTAAACGTATTGATTTTTTCAGTAACATTAATTGTGCTTTCTGACATTTTTTCCTCCATAAAATAAAGACCAGCTCTTTACGAGCTAGTCTTATTCACTATATTAACTTGTTCTATTATCTACTATGCCTGCTATTAACTTAATTCCATAACAAAAGAACAGACTTTGAAACACATATCTCTTATTCTCCTCGTACATAAATTGTACTTCTGTGTCCAAATTCAAGAGCCAAAATAACGGCTTT
Coding sequences:
- a CDS encoding GTP pyrophosphokinase, giving the protein MFLNNIQKVERLISEINRIHLEYSKDYFETGKVEKVNLKHTFSKVPTKEILKYRLNLHESINDYLMSADLDDIAYYYRVKTSESILDKIERFSKRQEGYPVNSILNDIFGARMILSSAEIAEVMEKLDDWQVKFGLKNWYLKDTADYTGIHIYFKNGSNFFYPWELQLWDKKDVKRNVEGHIKYKRNFVNDL
- a CDS encoding LPD11 domain-containing protein; translation: MSESTINVTEKINTFKKDIIQHYPKNDSFLYRLLSRMQYDCNYYLGNGERCEKYLWGETVELHLAYMELLWDNFSSTEKPEWLTKEELEDYKRKMILK